Proteins encoded within one genomic window of Haematobia irritans isolate KBUSLIRL chromosome 5, ASM5000362v1, whole genome shotgun sequence:
- the LOC142238521 gene encoding general odorant-binding protein 57c-like — protein sequence MKFVLSSIGITIALAFFVGVISAKEEEDLMRINALCMERNDISEKEMAQFQDDDFDPSQLDDKFKCFFQCLMGEMGYFDDFGKLDMAKLEGNDRITQEHKDIAAKCKAEHDAIQDPCEYSFMIATCAWDLMKEK from the exons atgaaatttgttttaagcTCTATCGGAATTACAATAGCTTTGGCTTTCTTTGTGGGAGTG ataTCAGCCAAAGAGGAAGAGGACTTAATGCGTATAAATGCTTTGTGTATGGAACGCAATGACATCTCCGAGAAAGAGATGGCTCAATTTCAGGACGACGATTTTGATCCTTCACAACTTGATGATAAATTCAAATGTTTCTTCCAATGTTTAATGGGTGAAATGGGCtattttgatgattttggtAAACTCGATATGGCTAAATTAGAAGGGAATGATCGTATAACACAAGAGCATAAGGATATAGCTGCCAAATGTAAGGCAGAACATGATGCCATTCAGGATCCTTGTGAATACAGTTTTATGATTGCTACATGTGCTTGGGACTTAATGAAGGAAAAGTAA